Genomic DNA from Candidatus Methylomirabilota bacterium:
AGACCGTCGAGGAAGAAGAGGACGGGGCCCACGATGTAGCTCGTGGCGCCCGTCACGACCAGCACGATCAGGATCAGCGGGCCGTACTGCTCGAATCTCCGGAGCGTCACCAGGGAGCCGCGCGGGAAGAAGTAGGGCAAGAAGTGCCCGCCGTCGAGCGGCGGCACCGGGATCAGGTTGAAGACCCCCAGGGCCAGGTTGAACAGGTAGACCCAGCGGAGAACCCCGACGAGCGGCTCGACCAGAAAAGGCATCGAGTCGACCCGCGGGACCAGGGCCAGGCCGACCAGGCCCACGAACGCGACGAGGAAGTTCGACAGGGGTCCGGCCACCGCCACCAGCGCCATGTCACGCGTCGGGTTCCGGAGGTTCCGGGCGTTGACGGGCACGGGCTTGGCCCAGCCGAAGCCAGCCAGCACGAAGGCGATCGCGCCGATCGGGTCGATGTGCGGCAACGGGTTGAGCGTGAGGCGCCCGCTGAGACGGGCGGTGGGGTCGCCGAGGCGGTCGGCGACCAGGCCGTGCGCGACCTCGTGGACCGTCACCGCGAGAAGAAGCGCCGGGAGCTTGAGGACCAGGGATTGGAGGAACTCGATCGGGTCGTCGAACACGGCTCAGCCGTGCGGCCCCGGGTCGGGGGAGGCGGTGGGATCCTCCTCCGGCTCGCGGCCGATGGGGGGGCCCGGCACCCGGTGGACCTCGTCGAGCCACTGGCCGAGGTCGATGAGCTTGCAGGTCGTCGAGCAGAAGGGCCGAGCCGGGTTCCCCTGCCACTGGACCTCCGCTCCGCAGGTTGGACAGCGCGGGCGGCGCTCGGCGGTGGACTCGCCCGGTGACATGTCGCATCTCATCGTACGGGCGGCGGTTCGACGGGTCAACCGGCGGCTGGGTCGCGCCCCGCGACGGAGCGGGATGCCGCAAGACGCCGCCCCGGGGGGCCGATTCGCGCCCTCGTCACCGAAGCGAGAGGATTAGAAAAAGAGCCAGGTGACGACGGCGAACAGCGGCAGCAGGACCGCGCCGCTGTAGGCCAGGTAGCCGAAGAAGCTCGGCATGGCGACCTTGGCTTCCTCGGCGATCGCCTTCACCATGAAGTTCGGCGCGTTTCCGATGTACGAGTTGGCTCCCATGAAGACGGCGCCCGTGCTGATCGCCGCCAGCACCGCCTCCGACACGCCCACGACTTCGTTCGGCAGGCTCAGCCCCTGCCCGAGGGCCAGGAAGGTCAGATAGGTCGGCGCGTTGTCCAGAAACGAGGAGAGCGCCCCGGTCGCCCAGAAGAACTGCCACGGCTCCCGGACGCCGAGCTCGCTCCCGCGTGTCCGCAAGAGCTCGAGGGCCGGGATCATGGTGAGGAAGATCCCGAAAAAGAGCACGGCGACCTCCACCATCGGGTAGGCGGTGAAGCCGTTGGCGCGCCGGATCGCGCGCGGGGTCTGCCACAGCGACACGGCGCCCAGCCCCACGATGACCAGCTCCCGCCAGGGTTCCCGCAGGGCGGCGACGGCGGCCACCACGCCGAGGAGCCACAGGCTGTTCAGGGTCCCGACCAGGCGCAGGGGCTCTCTCTGGGCGCGGTCTCGCCTGATGGCGGCCAGCGGCTCCCGCGCGTGGTGGACCGAATCCCAGATGAAGTACACGAGGAGCAACGCCACCACCGTGACGAGCCAGATCCGCCACAGTCGGAACGTCCACCAGAAGGGGACACCCTGCAGGTAGCCGAGGAAGAGCGGAGGGTCCCCGAGCGGCGTCAGCAGTCCGCCGACGTTGGAGACCAGGAAGATGAAGAAGATGACGGTATGCCGGATCCGGGTGCGCTCACGGTTGGTCTGGAGGAGCGGCCGGACCAGCAGCATGGAGGCGCCCGTCGTCCCCACGAACGACGCGAAGATCGAGCCGACGGCCAGGAAGACGGTGTTGGTGAGCGGGGTGGCCTCCAGGTCGCCGGTCAGTCGGATGCCGCCCGAGATGACGTACAGCCCGGCCAGGAGGATGATGAAGGAGACGTAC
This window encodes:
- a CDS encoding site-2 protease family protein, which encodes MFDDPIEFLQSLVLKLPALLLAVTVHEVAHGLVADRLGDPTARLSGRLTLNPLPHIDPIGAIAFVLAGFGWAKPVPVNARNLRNPTRDMALVAVAGPLSNFLVAFVGLVGLALVPRVDSMPFLVEPLVGVLRWVYLFNLALGVFNLIPVPPLDGGHFLPYFFPRGSLVTLRRFEQYGPLILIVLVVTGATSYIVGPVLFFLDGLYRAVLMSVLRFFL
- a CDS encoding DNA gyrase inhibitor YacG, whose amino-acid sequence is MSPGESTAERRPRCPTCGAEVQWQGNPARPFCSTTCKLIDLGQWLDEVHRVPGPPIGREPEEDPTASPDPGPHG
- a CDS encoding sodium:proton antiporter, whose translation is MGHATLLPLYWAFPFVAMLLAIAVCPLWIPHWWESNRNKLLLACVLGLPAAVLYLAREPHALVRMGEEYVSFIILLAGLYVISGGIRLTGDLEATPLTNTVFLAVGSIFASFVGTTGASMLLVRPLLQTNRERTRIRHTVIFFIFLVSNVGGLLTPLGDPPLFLGYLQGVPFWWTFRLWRIWLVTVVALLLVYFIWDSVHHAREPLAAIRRDRAQREPLRLVGTLNSLWLLGVVAAVAALREPWRELVIVGLGAVSLWQTPRAIRRANGFTAYPMVEVAVLFFGIFLTMIPALELLRTRGSELGVREPWQFFWATGALSSFLDNAPTYLTFLALGQGLSLPNEVVGVSEAVLAAISTGAVFMGANSYIGNAPNFMVKAIAEEAKVAMPSFFGYLAYSGAVLLPLFAVVTWLFF